The genomic stretch ACCCTAAACTCTGACGCTAGTACTTCGACCTATGTAGCAAGAGACACGTATTAAGCAAATGCAATCTACTGATAACTTGGTCTGTACTGACGTTTAAATGGCCGTTTGAAATGTTGATAGATGCGCAATTATTGATATAGCTACAATTATAACATATAAAGACC from Francisella salimarina encodes the following:
- the cas5 gene encoding CRISPR-associated protein Cas5 — translated: MRIYQHFKRPFKRQYRPSYQ